One Tenebrio molitor chromosome 2, icTenMoli1.1, whole genome shotgun sequence genomic region harbors:
- the LOC138122927 gene encoding influenza virus NS1A-binding protein-like isoform X1 codes for MSTSVVNGHSTQPGEMRNHPEDESEFQLEFTDDIHKAQLLAALNTMRKNRHFCDVILHVGSTEIHAHRAVLASASPYLSEHFANDQAQNRLENVVTFKLNGGFDKNALQILVDYAYTAKLDVQYNQVKAVFLAANHLKMDRVTRICAQHLIKHLSVENCIEVRSLPGIARNKEFIQQVDVFIAKEFDKICKNNDVLNLRCSKIEVLNQSREEMSLVNQNSLCRLVLEWIKRQVNEGSLSVDMLSDKMFMLYLAIDNSLQDCSSLPTGDVSDTEIVQDYKKMSLKNNNSNAKSKRKYLGQPSKPRVLIYNREIGEELESEGEPDWNLIASAKVGDHSFLALVTLGGKLSTLSIQLRLNTPSTPSPVQTPDASRPASEEKPDLYCALANMSHPRCAVGCDNFLDTLLVCGGYDRTECLRSVEQYIPEINTWKPLPSMRENRGRFKIAVLNDKVYAIGGSNGTTELDSVEMLDLTKQEKWVKMPNLPLARSNMGVCTLDGLIYCIGGWNGQVGIKQCEVFDPVPSQWSPIASLNTGRYQAGVAAFNKLVYAIGGCDAWNCLNSVEVYNPEENTWTATKPIITARRGCGVIEFDGKLYVVGGSDGTHSLNSTEIFDDKTQSWVVGPSMTTSRANVEVAVVGDRLYAVGGFSGKTFLNTIEYLDSKSNEWTTFIPKGSCDLLLRKSGSRQNSRSISEDSEPKRNGTSKHTVCSRPSQDEYAAEESS; via the exons ATGTCGACGTCGGTAGTTAACG GTCATTCCACTCAGCCCGGGGAAATGAGAAACCACCCCGAGGACGAGTCCGAATTCCAGCTGGAGTTCACCGACGACATCCACAAGGCACAGCTGTTGGCCGCCCTCAACACGATGCGAAAAAACCGTCACTTTTGTGACGTCATTCTTCAC GTTGGAAGTACCGAGATCCATGCACATCGAGCCGTCTTGGCCAGTGCCTCTCCTTATCTCTCGGAGCACTTCGCAAACGATCAAGCCCAAAATCGCCTAGAGAACGTCGTCACCTTCAAGCTGAACGGAGGGTTCGATAAGAATGCTCTGCAGATACTGGTGGATTATGCCTACACTGCAAAGTTGGATGTGCAGTACAATCAG GTAAAAGCCGTCTTCCTCGCGGCCAACCATCTCAAAATGGACCGCGTAACCAGGATATGCGCCCAACACCTGATCAAACACCTCTCCGTCGAGAACTGCATCGAGGTCCGTTCCCTACCCGGTATCGCCAGAAACAAGGAGTTCATCCAGCAAGTGGACGTCTTCATTGCGAAAGAA TTCGACAAAATCTGCAAGAACAACGACGTCTTGAACCTCCGCTGTTCCAAGATCGAGGTGTTGAACCAGTCGCGCGAAGAAATGTCACTCGTCAATCAGAACTCCCTCTGTCGGTTGGTGTTGGAGTGGATCAAGCGTCAGGTGAACGAGGGCTCTCTCAGCGTGGACATGCTCTCCGACAAGATGTTCATGTTGTATCTGGCCATCGACAATTCGCTCCAGGATTGTTCCAGTTTGCCGACGGGAGACGTCAGCGACACCGAAATCGTCCAGGATTACAAGAAGATGTCGCTCAAGAACAACAATTCTAATGCGAAGTCGAAGAGGAAGTACTTGGGACAACCGTCTAAACCGCGGGTTCTCATCTACAATAGGGAAATAGGAGAGGAGCTGGAATCTGAAGGAGAGCCCGATTGGAATCTGATAGCGTCGGCGAAAGTGGGGGACCACAGTTTTCTGGCGTTGGTTACTCTGGGTGGCAAGTTGTCTACCCTCTCGATTCAGTTGAg ATTGAACACACCTTCTACCCCTTCACCTGTTCAAACTCCAGACGCTAGCAGGCCCGCCAGTGAGGAGAAACCCGACCTGTACTGCGCCCTGGCCAATATGTCTCATCCGAGGTGTGCGGTCGGATGTGACAACTTCCTCGACACTCTCCTCGTGTGTG GTGGATATGACAGGACTGAATGTCTCCGTTCCGTCGAACAGTACATTCCCGAAATCAACACTTGGAAGCCACTTCCTTCGATGCGCGAAAACAGAGGGCGCTTCAAGATTGCCGTTTTGAACGATAAGGTGTACGCTATAGGGGGCAGTAACGGCACTACTGAATTGGATTCGGTCGAGATGCTCGATTTAACAAAGCAGGAGAAGTGGGTCAAGATGCCAAACCTCCCTTTGGCGAGGAGCAACATGGGGGTGTGCACTCTCGACGGGTTGATTTATTGCATAGGGGGGTGGAACGGACAAGTGGGGATCAAGCAGTGTGAGGTGTTCGATCCGGTGCCGTCACAGTGGAGTCCGATCGCCTCGCTTAATACAG GTCGATATCAAGCTGGCGTGGCAGCTTTCAACAAGCTGGTGTACGCGATCGGCGGGTGCGACGCTTGGAATTGCCTAAATTCGGTTGAAGTGTACAATCCCGAAGAGAACACCTGGACCGCGACGAAACCGATCATCACGGCGCGTCGTGGCTGCGGAGTGATCGAGTTCGACGGCAAATTGTACGTCGTGGGCGGTTCCGACGGCACTCATTCCCTCAACTCCACCGAAATCTTCGACGACAAGACTCAGAGCTGGGTGGTGGGTCCCAGCATGACCACTTCCAGAGCTAACGTAGAGGTCGCCGTGGTCGGCGACAGACTCTACGCAGTTGGCGGATTCTCAG GTAAGACCTTCCTGAACACCATCGAATACTTGGATTCCAAATCGAATGAGTGGACCACATTCATCCCAAAAGGCAGCTGTGATCTGTTACTCAGGAAATCAGGAAGTCGTCAAAATTCAAGAAGCATATCTGAAGACTCTGAACCGAAACGAAACGGGACGTCGAAACACACTGTCTGTTCGAGGCCTTCACAAGACGAATATGCAGCTGAAGAGTCGTCATAA
- the RpS7 gene encoding small ribosomal subunit protein eS7 translates to MSSKIIKSGGSDPDPFETQVAQALLELEMNSDLKAQLRELHITKAKEIDLNNKKSVIIYVPMPKLKQFQKIQTRLVRELEKKFSGKHVVFVGERKILPKPTRKTRTKNKQKRPRSRTLTAVYDAILEDLVYPAEIVGKRIRVRLDGSQLIKVHLDKNQQTTIEHKVDTFASVYKKLTGREVTFEFPEPYL, encoded by the exons ATGTCgtcgaaaataataaaatcggGTGGTTCGGACCCCGATCCCTTTGAGACTCAAGTAGCGCAGGCTCTACTTGAACTTGAAATGAACTCAGACTTGAAGGCTCAACTGAGAGAGTTGCACATAACAAAGGCCAAGGAGATTGACTTAAATAACAAAAAG TCGGTCATAATTTATGTCCCCATGCCGAAGCTGAAGCAGTTTCAGAAGATTCAAACTAGGTTAGTGCGTGAATTGGAGAAGAAATTCAGCGGGAAGCATGTAGTTTTTGTGGGTGAGCGCAAGATTTTGCCCAAGCCTACACGTAAGACCCGCACCAAAAACAAGCAGAAGCGTCCTAGGTCACGCACTCTTACTGCTGTTTATGATGCTATACTTGAAGATCTTGTGTATCCTGCAGAGATTGTGGGGAAGAGGATCAGAGTTAGACTGGATGGGTCACAGCTTATTAAGGTCCACCTtgacaaaaatcaacaaaCTACAATCGAGCACAAG gTGGACACATTCGCCTCCGTTTACAAAAAGTTGACTGGGAGGGAAGTTACTTTTGAATTTCCAGAACCCTATTTGTAA
- the LOC138123307 gene encoding uncharacterized protein, producing the protein MNNNREHRHLSEIGVVKLVTLLQEGHSQQEVARRLGVSQSVVSRAWRRYRETGIYHRRQGQGRKRKTTYAEDRLLRISAKRKRFCTARELKNDLQLATGTTVSTDTIRRRLSEAELKPYRPATGPVLTAAHRRARL; encoded by the coding sequence ATGAACAACAACAGAGAACATCGTCATTTATCTGAAATCGGGGTCGTTAAATTAGTGACTCTTCTCCAAGAAGGTCATTCCCAACAAGAAGTTGCCCGAAGATTAGGTGTGAGCCAGTCTGTAGTAAGCAGAGCTTGGCGGAGGTATAGGGAAACTGGTATCTACCACAGACGACAAGGACAGGGTAGAAAAAGGAAGACAACGTATGCAGAAGACCGTTTATTGAGAATTAGTGCAAAAAGAAAGCGGTTTTGCACGGCAAGGGAATTAAAAAATGACCTCCAGCTCGCCACTGGTACCACAGTCAGTACAGACACCATTAGGAGAAGGCTCAGTGAAGCTGAACTCAAACCGTACCGACCTGCTACTGGACCAGTTTTAACCGCAGCTCACAGAAGAGCCCGCTTATAG
- the LOC138124061 gene encoding cytochrome c oxidase subunit 5B, mitochondrial-like — protein MASLCSRIVVANARKNVLCTSYRFATKVTMGDPVEHATGLEKRELLAQVAGNDNPFDLKVIKRGPGTKTQPNEIPSAFEARLVGCVCEEESTSVNWMWLYKGQPRRCECGHWFNLVHKAPV, from the exons ATGGCTTCGTTGTGCAGCCGAATTGTGGTCGCAAATGCCAGGAAAAATGTGTTGTGCACGAGTTACCGTTTCGCTACAAAGG TGACGATGGGTGACCCCGTGGAGCACGCCACTGGTCTCGAGAAGCGGGAGTTGCTGGCGCAAGTGGCCGGTAACGACAATCCCTTCGACTTAAAAGTGATCAAAAGGGGCCCCGGCACCAAGACCCAGCCTAACGAGATCCCGTCAGCGTTCGAGGCGCGTCTCGTCGGATGCGTTTGCGAGGAGGAGTCTACCAGTGTGAACTGGATGTGGCTGTACAAAGGACAGCCTCGAAGATGCGAGTGTGGACACTGGTTTAATCTGGTTCACAAGGCTCCTGTAtaa
- the NiPp1 gene encoding nuclear inhibitor of protein phosphatase 1, whose amino-acid sequence MANHYEVPNWAGKPPVGLHLDVLKGDKLIQKLMIDDKKCYLFGRNAQMNDFCIDHASCSRVHSALVWHKHLNRAFLVDLGSTHGTFIGSLRLEAYKPTQLPIDSSFHFGASTRNYTIRERPQTGMRPIIDEIEKAGEETEGGLLGLPETETELDNLTEFNTAHNRRISMLGITDDTEKRNTNRKRKRQYVSFNEDEEIINPEDIDPSIGRFRNLIQTTVVPSTVKRAKFAADNIGIPTEFKTPKALHPATPDLYTDLPPESHTASSSGNISIYSSLSSRLGMVLPNPAPDVDMGQSFAPPTPFVPPQVQIADSMEPKKKKYAKEAWPGKKPTQTLLV is encoded by the exons atgGCAAACCATTACGAAGTACCGAATTG GGCAGGCAAACCCCCCGTCGGCTTGCACTTGGACGTCTTAAAGGGGGACAAACTGATCCAAAAGCTGATGATTGACGATAAGAAGTGCTATTTGTTCGGTCGCAATGCTCAAATGAACGACTTCTGCATAGATCATGCCTCTTGCTCGAGAGTCCATTCAGCCCTAGTTTGGCACAAGCACTTGAACAGAGCCTTCTTGGTCGACTTGGGCAGCA CCCATGGCACCTTCATAGGATCATTAAGACTTGAGGCATATAAACCCACTCAGTTGCCTATTGATTCTAGTTTTCACTTTGGAGCATCCACGCGAAATTACACAATCAGAGAACGGCCCCAGACCGGCATGAGACCAATCATTGATGAAATCGAGAAAGCTGGAGAAGAGACTGAAGGCGGACTGCTGGGATTGCCCGAAACGGAAACTGAACTCGAT AACTTGACCGAGTTCAACACCGCCCACAACCGCAGAATATCGATGCTCGGGATCACCGACGACACTGAAAAGAGAAACACGAACAGAAAACGCAAGCGTCAATATGTTTCCTTCAATGAAGATGAAGAAATTATCAATCCTGAAGACATTGATCCTAGCATCGGTAGATTCAGAAACTTGATCCAGACAACCGTGGTTCCTTCTACCGTGAAGAGGGCCAAGTTCGCCGCGGACAACATTGGAATCCCCACAGAATTTAAGACTCCCAAAGCGCTCCACCCCGCTACCCCCGATCTATACACCGATCTGCCCCCAGAGTCGCACACCGCGAGCAGCTCAGGTAACATCAGCATTTACAGCTCGCTGAGTTCGCGCTTGGGGATGGTGTTACCTAATCCTGCGCCCGATGTGGACATGGGACAGAGCTTCGCCCCGCCAACACCCTTCGTCCCGCCGCAAGTGCAGATCGCCGATTCGATGGAGCCAAAGAAGAAGAAGTATGCGAAGGAGGCGTGGCCGGGGAAGAAACCTACACAAACGCTCTTGGTCTAA
- the Aprt gene encoding adenine phosphoribosyltransferase, whose product MSELKSKIALLKNHVKEYPDFPKRGVLFRDIFSVFQKPDLLATLREVLLAYATKIQPPVECVAGIDARGFLLGPLIALELKVPFVPIRKKGKLPGKVLSASYALEYGHDTLEIPEQSIKKGQAVLVVDDLLATGGSLSAACKLVGQLEGKVASCLVLMELTQLKGRSHVPANVVSVIEY is encoded by the exons ATGTCCGAACTAAAATCCAAAATCGCTTTACTGAAAAATCACGTTAAAGAATATCCCGATTTCCCGAAACGCGGTGTCTTGTTCAG GGACATATTTTCAGTATTTCAAAAACCTGATCTATTGGCCACTTTACGTGAGGTTCTGTTAGCGTATGCTACAAAAATCCAACCACCTGTGGAATGCGTTGCAGGAATAGACGCACGGGGGTTTCTCTTGGGGCCTTTGATCGCCTTAGAACTGAAAGTGCCTTTCGTACCAATAAGGAAGAAAGGTAAATTGCCTGGCAAAGTGTTATCAGCTTCATATGCTCTGGAATATGGTCat GATACTCTGGAGATACCAGAACAGAGCATAAAGAAAGGTCAGGCAGTGTTAGTAGTTGACGATTTACTGGCTACTGGGGGTAGTTTAAGTGCAGCTTGTAAGCTGGTTGGGCAGCTCGAAGGAAAGGTAGCAAGTTGTTTAGTTCTGATGGAGTTGACACAGTTGAAAGGAAGGTCACATGTACCTGCCAATGTTGTCTCAGTTATTGAATACTGA
- the LOC138122927 gene encoding influenza virus NS1A-binding protein-like isoform X2, whose product MDRVTRICAQHLIKHLSVENCIEVRSLPGIARNKEFIQQVDVFIAKEFDKICKNNDVLNLRCSKIEVLNQSREEMSLVNQNSLCRLVLEWIKRQVNEGSLSVDMLSDKMFMLYLAIDNSLQDCSSLPTGDVSDTEIVQDYKKMSLKNNNSNAKSKRKYLGQPSKPRVLIYNREIGEELESEGEPDWNLIASAKVGDHSFLALVTLGGKLSTLSIQLRLNTPSTPSPVQTPDASRPASEEKPDLYCALANMSHPRCAVGCDNFLDTLLVCGGYDRTECLRSVEQYIPEINTWKPLPSMRENRGRFKIAVLNDKVYAIGGSNGTTELDSVEMLDLTKQEKWVKMPNLPLARSNMGVCTLDGLIYCIGGWNGQVGIKQCEVFDPVPSQWSPIASLNTGRYQAGVAAFNKLVYAIGGCDAWNCLNSVEVYNPEENTWTATKPIITARRGCGVIEFDGKLYVVGGSDGTHSLNSTEIFDDKTQSWVVGPSMTTSRANVEVAVVGDRLYAVGGFSGKTFLNTIEYLDSKSNEWTTFIPKGSCDLLLRKSGSRQNSRSISEDSEPKRNGTSKHTVCSRPSQDEYAAEESS is encoded by the exons ATGGACCGCGTAACCAGGATATGCGCCCAACACCTGATCAAACACCTCTCCGTCGAGAACTGCATCGAGGTCCGTTCCCTACCCGGTATCGCCAGAAACAAGGAGTTCATCCAGCAAGTGGACGTCTTCATTGCGAAAGAA TTCGACAAAATCTGCAAGAACAACGACGTCTTGAACCTCCGCTGTTCCAAGATCGAGGTGTTGAACCAGTCGCGCGAAGAAATGTCACTCGTCAATCAGAACTCCCTCTGTCGGTTGGTGTTGGAGTGGATCAAGCGTCAGGTGAACGAGGGCTCTCTCAGCGTGGACATGCTCTCCGACAAGATGTTCATGTTGTATCTGGCCATCGACAATTCGCTCCAGGATTGTTCCAGTTTGCCGACGGGAGACGTCAGCGACACCGAAATCGTCCAGGATTACAAGAAGATGTCGCTCAAGAACAACAATTCTAATGCGAAGTCGAAGAGGAAGTACTTGGGACAACCGTCTAAACCGCGGGTTCTCATCTACAATAGGGAAATAGGAGAGGAGCTGGAATCTGAAGGAGAGCCCGATTGGAATCTGATAGCGTCGGCGAAAGTGGGGGACCACAGTTTTCTGGCGTTGGTTACTCTGGGTGGCAAGTTGTCTACCCTCTCGATTCAGTTGAg ATTGAACACACCTTCTACCCCTTCACCTGTTCAAACTCCAGACGCTAGCAGGCCCGCCAGTGAGGAGAAACCCGACCTGTACTGCGCCCTGGCCAATATGTCTCATCCGAGGTGTGCGGTCGGATGTGACAACTTCCTCGACACTCTCCTCGTGTGTG GTGGATATGACAGGACTGAATGTCTCCGTTCCGTCGAACAGTACATTCCCGAAATCAACACTTGGAAGCCACTTCCTTCGATGCGCGAAAACAGAGGGCGCTTCAAGATTGCCGTTTTGAACGATAAGGTGTACGCTATAGGGGGCAGTAACGGCACTACTGAATTGGATTCGGTCGAGATGCTCGATTTAACAAAGCAGGAGAAGTGGGTCAAGATGCCAAACCTCCCTTTGGCGAGGAGCAACATGGGGGTGTGCACTCTCGACGGGTTGATTTATTGCATAGGGGGGTGGAACGGACAAGTGGGGATCAAGCAGTGTGAGGTGTTCGATCCGGTGCCGTCACAGTGGAGTCCGATCGCCTCGCTTAATACAG GTCGATATCAAGCTGGCGTGGCAGCTTTCAACAAGCTGGTGTACGCGATCGGCGGGTGCGACGCTTGGAATTGCCTAAATTCGGTTGAAGTGTACAATCCCGAAGAGAACACCTGGACCGCGACGAAACCGATCATCACGGCGCGTCGTGGCTGCGGAGTGATCGAGTTCGACGGCAAATTGTACGTCGTGGGCGGTTCCGACGGCACTCATTCCCTCAACTCCACCGAAATCTTCGACGACAAGACTCAGAGCTGGGTGGTGGGTCCCAGCATGACCACTTCCAGAGCTAACGTAGAGGTCGCCGTGGTCGGCGACAGACTCTACGCAGTTGGCGGATTCTCAG GTAAGACCTTCCTGAACACCATCGAATACTTGGATTCCAAATCGAATGAGTGGACCACATTCATCCCAAAAGGCAGCTGTGATCTGTTACTCAGGAAATCAGGAAGTCGTCAAAATTCAAGAAGCATATCTGAAGACTCTGAACCGAAACGAAACGGGACGTCGAAACACACTGTCTGTTCGAGGCCTTCACAAGACGAATATGCAGCTGAAGAGTCGTCATAA